The DNA window AGCAGGGAACAGCACAAAATGTGGAGAAATCAGTCGGCTTGGCTCGAAAAGTTTTCCGTTTGTTCAAGGTCAGCTTAAAAATAGGTTTTCTGAGCAGCGAGAACTTTTTATTGTGTTTTCGTTTCTGCTTCTTTAGCTGTAATTTAAGTTTTTTTGCTTATTCATATTAGCTCCGAATTCCAATCATGCCTATGCAGCAAGCTcgaacatataatttatatggACTTGACCAAGTTTCTCTCCCTATTTTTTATAGTTTATCAATGATCTCCATGCTCTCATTAGTCCAAGTGCTCCAGGAACTCCAATTCCTTTAATTTTGTTGGGAAAGGTATTTACTCTTAACTACGGTTTTCAGCTCAagccttaaattttttttgtcttCACCTTCTTCTTGGTGTCCATTTCAGTCGAAAAATGCCCTTTTATCAACTTTCCTGTTTCTGGATCAATTTGTGTGGCTCGGCAGGTCAGGCATTTACAAGGTATGGATAAGCGTCATTTGGACTACATTCTTAGGAAAGTTTTTGTTGAGTAACCAACAGGTTTTCACATGCAGAACAAAGAACGTACTGAGCTAATCGGAAGGATCTCTCTTTTTTGTTGGTTGGGTTCTTCTATTTGCAGCACTTTAGTTGAGGTATGATGGCGACCTTCCTCCTTTAGTTCGGTATTTTCACTTTGACAACCGCGTTTCCCGTTTTCAGACATATGAATTTGTATGGTGTGCTTGTTACTCCAGATTGGTGAAATTGGAAGGCTTTCGATATCAATGAAGAAGCTAGGGAAGGAACTGAAGAATACTAATAAATATAAGGTTAGTTATTTTTATGTGTCCAACAACGCCTTGACTTATATGTAACAGGCCAGTCATTTAGGTTTGATTCTCTTTTCTGGCCCATGGCCTCACTGCTGTTCTGTGATAACTTCTAATTATCTCGCAATCTATCATAATTTTTTGTGACCTTTCTTCTTTTTCGCATCTCCGTACAGAACGAGCAGTATAAAAGCAAGGTTCAAGAGTCGAACGAGAGATCTCTAGCCTTTGTTAAAGCAGCACTGGATATAGTGGTTGCAGTTGGATTGCTTCAACTGGCACCGAAGAAAGTCACCCCTCGTGTCTCGGGTGCTGTCGGATTCGTGAGCTCTCTCATCTCTTGCTATCAGGTATTGCCTGTCCTTTCCATGCTTCACAATCATTCTTATTAGGTTCCACTCTCTCATCTATGAAACTCTCGTCCCGAATTTTCTAACGAGACCCTTTTCATTGTACCGAGCAGTTGCTTCCATCACCACAGAAGGCGGAGACAACCTGAAGGATGGCCTAATTTTGTCAGAcaaaataatcatatatataatGGAATGATAAATGACGACACCGTGCATTACAACACACTTCTTACGTAGCAATGCAAATATTTGTGAGATTATCCGTCAGTGTTTATAATATCGAACGAGGGCGAATTTGCGATCACAGTAGAAGATGATGTAAATTACATCGAAGCTGGCAGTTAAAATATAATGCAAGTATGTCGGAAGTAGTCTTATTTAACTCGACTCGTGAAAAACATCATTTTTGtatcaaaaattattttttgttccAACTATGAATATGGTTGACTCGTTGTCCGGATAGCGATACTCAAATTATTTTTAGTCTAAAACCAGAAATTGGAATCGAGGATTTATGGCTCAGTTTTGGTTTCTAGAAATAAGATTGTAAGTTGAAATAATGTTGGAATCGTATATTGATCTTGAGTTTTAAGGGTCCCTAAATATACATAAGCCACTTAACATACAAATACTTTTTCTTGATTATTAAAATCGAAATAAACGAATTTCattcaataaatttaaattggACAGAAaccatatttattaattaattatgattCTAATTTCCATTGGGATTGGAACAATCAGTTCTAAAACTATTATCGGAATTCGGACCTAAGCCTTGGACCATTGATCCATTCAAACAAAattgcaaaaacttatgtgagacgatctcattagtcattatttgtgagacagatctcttatttgagttattcatgaaaaaatattactttttatgataagattattactttttattgtgaatatcagtaaggTTGACCCATCttatagataaagattcatgagaccgtctcacaagagatctactctttAAATTATTGACAAAATGTCAATATATGTCTCAATTAATCAAAATTATGTATGTATATTTAAAGTTACACTCGAAacctatgtttttttaaaataaattataataattcgTTTCTTTTTCTAaggattattatatattatacctGAAGTATTTACGAATGTCAAATATTATCCATTAGATATCAACATATATATCAGTTTCTCCTGATGTATTTATATTAGAATAAAGAAAAACATTTCGGATAGattcatttttttttgaaacaggATAGAAAAAGTACATAAATAAGGGAAAATGGAccgtttaaaattttttaaacaaaaacttgtgtgagacagtctcacgggtcgtacttatgagacgaatatcttatttgggtcatccataaaaaaatattactttttattgtgaataggggtagaattgacccgtctcacagattaagatccgtgagacggtctcacatgagacccactcaattTTTTAATCATAGATTGGTCTCCAATATTCGCCGGCCACGAAATTTGGATAAGATGActgattaaaaatttaataattgtggCTATAAATGATTCAATCGATTGTTGTCATATTATACTAAAGGGAAAAGAATTTCACTTTGGTATTATCATTCACTTTCTATTTGCACAATTTTCACGAGCCCATTCATCCGATCAATCAAACAAGTCGGGTGAGTGGGACATATATTTCAACCCATATGTTAGACTCCAATTGGTTAGATTGAAATAATActgaataaataataatttagacTGTTTGATTGATTATATTTTGGATGACATGATAAATTACAGTGTAGTCATTTTTTCAATGTAATTTTACAATGTATATATGTTcagtaaaaaaaatttcaatgtaattttgatttgagtaggtcttttgtgaaacAGTTTCACggatatttatctgtgagacaggtccatcttaccgatattcacaataaaaaataatatttttttcatggatgactcaaattagagatctgtctcacaaaatacgacccgtgaaaccgtttTTTGTCATTATTTAATACATCAACTAGAAGATTATCTTTTCCCACACCATATATTGTTGGTTATATAAATCTCTTTTATTTTGAACATAAttcacatatattttttttaatcccTTTTAAGGTATAGAAAAAATTACGATCGATAGACCTACTTTATGTTTTGTTTTCAAGATTATTTATCCAATACATAAGAAGAATatacttttttaaaataacacaAGCTTCAGATTATATCTGAGTTGATGAAATATAAGAGTGTTTGATCTATAGTCATAGTTTCAATTCTCCTAACACACACCTTATTGAGTGATCATGTTGCATATTATTTGTGCAGTGCAGTTACCTGATTATAGTTGTTTGTAACCTACTACATTAAGCTGAATGTTTACACAATATATACAAAAAAATAACAATTACGAACTTTTACGTTGTAAAACGAAACTGCCCTTTAGTTTGtataacaacaaataattaaaattcttgatttgaaaatatttgtaaaaataGTTATTAGACATATAATTTATGCGCATTGAATGTGATATTAAAAAAAGGATATAAAGCTAATGAGTAGTtctttttgtgagacgatctcacgaatctttatctgtgagacgagtcaatcctaccgatatttacaataaaataatactcttagcataaaaaataataatttttcatgaatgactcaaataaaatatttgtttcgTAAAATATGACTTGTGAAATCATCTCACACAAATTCTGTCAAAActaataatcatattcatattataTATCCAAAAGAAACGAAAGAGTTATTTTCCACTTTTTGTGGGCTATTAATTTTAGGATTTCTCCCAACTTTTATACTGCTATCACCTGAATAAACAATGCACGCTCCTTAAAAGCGCGTGAAGTCTAGGACCCCCACATCATACTGTACTGGATAAGAACCACTTCCATGTCAGCACTCCAAACAGACCACGATTCCACATTTCTGCGGTGGCATTCTCTGCGGTtcgcttcgattttctccatgAATTTCGCTGCGATGTTATTATTTAGGGAgtaaaaaatgtaaaatttattTGTTAAATTAATAGGCTTTTCACCTGAactatattgtcaaatttctcaTTGCATATTAAAAATAAGTTTGGCTAgatgttttattattttaattgaattaTGTTAAACTGGGTGGGAATTTTACGAATTATCCATTGAATTTACATTCAAGTTCTCGAATTTTCGTAAAAGAATGCCATGAAGCTCGATGGCAGCCTTTGGTCCAAGTAATTGGAAAGAACTGCACAAATAAAACTTGGGAACTGCAGGAAACTGTGACTGAGTTTATTTCCATATTTaaataacatatataaaagctcAGTTCCTTTCTCGACCCCTTTCTCAATTTCTCTGTGGAAGACCATTTCTTGAAAATCTTCCGTCAACTGATATGGGCGCCAATGCATCTTCTTTATCGGGTGAGGCAAACGGGTCGGGGAGAATGCGGAGGCCCGAATTGGAGGACATCCCGGAGTCATGCAAGGCCCTGATCCTGTGCTACATGGAACCACCGGAGATCATCAAGCTGGCCGGGCTGAATCGGGCTTTCAGGGCCGCGTCGTCAGCTGATTTTATATGGGATCAAAAACTGCCACCCAGCTACCCCTTTATTCTCAGCAAGTTGATGCCTGATCAAGGAAAGAGCAagaaggatatctatatcagaCTATGCAGGCCCAATCCCTTTGATGGCGGCACCAAGGTGGGTGATTTCTTGGGGACTGAGTTTCTTGAGGGGTTTTTGGATGTTAATTATTAACTAGTGTTTTTGTGAAAACAGGAAGTTTGGGTTGACAAGAAAACAGGAGGGGTTTGTTTGACGATTTCTTCGAAGGCAATGGCGATTACAGGGATTGGTGATCGGCGGTATTGGAATCACATCTCGACTGATGAATCTAGGTTGGTTTTTT is part of the Primulina eburnea isolate SZY01 chromosome 1, ASM2296580v1, whole genome shotgun sequence genome and encodes:
- the LOC140838925 gene encoding peroxisomal membrane protein 11D-like, whose amino-acid sequence is MSSLDVARAELALAVLYLNKAETRDKICRSIQYGSRFLGNGEQGTAQNVEKSVGLARKVFRLFKFINDLHALISPSAPGTPIPLILLGKSKNALLSTFLFLDQFVWLGRSGIYKNKERTELIGRISLFCWLGSSICSTLVEIGEIGRLSISMKKLGKELKNTNKYKNEQYKSKVQESNERSLAFVKAALDIVVAVGLLQLAPKKVTPRVSGAVGFVSSLISCYQLLPSPQKAETT